In the genome of Magnolia sinica isolate HGM2019 chromosome 2, MsV1, whole genome shotgun sequence, one region contains:
- the LOC131225354 gene encoding uncharacterized protein LOC131225354 yields the protein MDPLKYLFEKPALMRRMTKWQLLLSEFNITYVNQKTNGDWKTKDEKLIPYHIYLENLTEEFEEITFSYMLRTKNQFADALATLASMLEIPKGVVEWELTFKLHEELTFYLQIDEAETSSNDQPWYIDIKEYLEH from the exons ATGGACCCGTTAAAGTACTTGTTCGAAAAACCAGCACTAATGCGCAGGATGACAAAATGGCAACTACTGCTTTCCGAGTTCAACATCACCTATGTCAATCAGAAG ACAAATGGCGATTGGAAAACCAAGGATGAAAAGTTGATCCCCTATCACATCTATCTGGAGAATCTAACCGAGGAATTCGAAgagatcacattctcttacatgcTCCGAACCAAGAACCAGTTTGCAGACGCTCTGGCTACCCTTGCCTCAATGTTGGAGATCCCAAAAGGAGTTGTTGAATGGGAGCTCACTTTCAAGCTCCATGAGGAACTCACGTTCTACCTGCAGATAGATGAAGCTGAAACCTCCTCGAATGATCAGCCGTGGTACATAGACATCAAAGAATATCTCGAGCATTAG